From a region of the Haematobia irritans isolate KBUSLIRL chromosome 4, ASM5000362v1, whole genome shotgun sequence genome:
- the LOC142235534 gene encoding uncharacterized protein LOC142235534, producing MPHHAVIRPESSTTKVRVVFNASCPSSNGLSLNDTLHCGPSLQNDLVNLLLQWRFYKVVFNSDIEKMYRQILIDPQQTQFQKILYRSSPESDISEYELQTVTFGVNCAPYLALRTIQQLAVDVKDIYPLASDVLQSCMYVDDVLAGSHDVTSSIRIKDELISALSSAGFSLRKWTSNSKEFLRSIPKEHLLNDEFLEFDDCKSWNRFVEAYSNIEEMQIPRWIGYSPGCEVQIHGFCDASEKAYAAAIYIRIESPLGVITTHLLAAKSKVSPLKTISIPRLELCGALLLSETIDSLQNSFPIECYELYCWTDSMIVLAWLQKPAYQWKTFVANRVSKITEIVNNNHWSHVESKDNPADIGSRGAYPHEFMNNELWRNGPSWLKLPSSSWPKPTNYNDPLERFSSLGKALRVLSSEISFVRNRLILIAQKLQYPNEYKALSKNETIPQSSSISSLCSFLDENNLMRVRSRISSSNDLSYDEQYPIILPYRSYFTKLLVKFIHKITLHGGNNLMLRMLRLQYWVPKATNLIKTTIHNCRTCVISKQKLQTQLMGVLPPERTTLTRPFTNTGLDFAGPFEIKNYAARSCTITKGYVCVFICFSTRTIHLELRLSAPAFLACFHRFTSRRGCPLNLYSDNGKTFVCASKTLSEEFLNSSRDAVVAQFSDSSSNDLSYDEQYPIILSYKSYFTKLLVKFIHKITLHGGNNLMLRMLRLQYWVPKATNLIKTTIHNCRTCVISKQKLQTQLMGVLPPERTTLTRPFTNTGLDFAGPFEIKNYAARSCTITKGYVCVFICFSTRAIHLELTSSLSAPAFLACFHRFTSRRGCPLNLYSDNGKTFVCASKTLSKEFLNSSRDAVVAQFSDRNISWHFIPPGAPHMGGLWEAGVKSFKTHFRKMARSHKFTFEEFNTILARIEACLNSRPISPMSENPEDLVALTPGHFLIGGPLLSPAESIDSETRLSILNRWRRVKAILHQFSARWKHEYLKELHKRNKWKNPQPNIKIGTMVVVREDNLPPTDWRLGRVSKLYYGKDNLKSENSDQSVSQPRGTVPSNPTQHRTTSIPKTVSIATITSPNSISLFPTAITMVKIGQKRHHARAILDACSSTSKISKHLVAELKLPTTLLGEDTICSVTLCSRQPPYPSLEIAMQVNNRISMNTPQKSVDGSIVAKLPNIILADPQFYKSGPVAIVLGSDVYARVIQPGLLPSNGGLPVAMNTIFGWVLSVSCPT from the exons ATGCCTCATCACGCTGTTATCCGTCCAGAGAGCAGCACAACAAAAGTTCGTGTAGTGTTCAATGCCTCGTGTCCTTCTTCGAATGGACTGAGCTTAAATGACACTCTCCATTGTGGTCCATCACTCCAAAATGATTTGGTCAATTTGCTGCTTCAATGGCGATTCTATAAAGTCGTTTTCAATAGcgatatagaaaaaatgtatcgTCAGATACTTATCGATCCTCAACAGAcccaatttcaaaaaattttatatcgcagTTCTCCTGAATCCGACATTTCCGAATATGAGTTACAAACAGTAACTTTTGGTGTTAATTGTGCACCATATCTGGCTTTGCGCACAATTCAACAATTGGCAGTAGACGTTAAGGATATTTATCCTTTAGCTAGTGATGTTTTGCAGTCGTGCATGTATGTAGATGATGTCTTGGCGGGTAGTCATGATGTCACTTCTTCCATTCGTATAAAAGATGAATTAATTTCTGCATTAAGTTCTGCAGGATTCTCACTACGAAAATGGACGTCCAATTCAAAAGAATTTCTCCGCTCTATTCCCAAAGAGCATTTATTAAACGAtgaatttcttgaatttgatgACTGCA aatcctgGAATCGATTCGTAGAAGCGTATTCCAATATAGAGGAAATGCAAATTCCTCGGTGGATAGGATATTCACCAGGATGTGAAGTCCAAATACATGGATTTTGCGATGCATCCGAGAAGGCATATGCTGCGGCTATTTACATCCGAATTGAAAGTCCTTTAGGAGTAATAACTACTCATTTACTTGCCGCAAAATCCAAGGTATCTCCGTTAAAGACCATTTCCATTCCACGCCTTGAATTGTGTGGGGCTTTACTTCTGTCAGAGACAATTGATTCCTTGCAGAATTCGTTTCCTATTGAATGCTATGAGTTATACTGTTGGACTGATTCAATGATTGTCCTTGCTTGGTTACAGAAGCCAGCCTATCAATGGAAAACTTTTGTGGCAAACAGAGTTTCCAAGATTACCGAAATCGTAAATAATAACCATTGGTCTCACGTCGAATCCAAGGACAATCCGGCGGATATTGGTTCTCGAGGCGCTTATCCTCACGAGTTTATGAATAATGAACTATGGCGAAATGGTCCTTCATGGTTAAAATTGCCGTCCAGTTCTTGGCCCAAACCCACA aattacaATGATCCCTTAGAACGATTTTCTTCGTTAGGAAAAGCTCTACGAGTACTTTC TTCCGAAATTTCTTTCGTAAGAAATCGCCTAATACTTATTGCCCAAAAACTTCAATATCCAAACGAATACAAAGCTCTTTCCAAAAACGAAACAATTCCACAATCAAGTTCAATTTCATCGTTGTGTTCTTTTCTAGACGAAAATAATTTAATGAGGGTTCGAAGCCGCATTAGCTCTTCTAACGATTTGAGTTACGATGAGCAATATCCAATTATTTTGCCGTATAGAAGTTATTTCaccaagcttttagtaaaatttattcaCAAAATTACCTTGCATGGTGGTAATAACTTGATGTTACGAATGCTTCGGCTTCAGTATTGGGTTCCCAaagcaacaaatttaataaaaacaaccaTACACAATTGCAGGACATGTGTTATATccaaacaaaaattacaaaccCAACTAATGGGTGTTCTTCCTCCCGAGAGAACAACTCTCACCAGGCCCTTCACAAATACAGGACTTGACTTCGCTGggccttttgaaataaaaaactatGCCGCTCGATCTTGTACCATAACAAAGGGCTACGTATGTGTCTTCATCTGTTTTTCGACTCGGACCATACACCTCGAATTGAGACTTTCCGCCCCAGCATTTCTTGCTTGTTTCCATAGGTTTACTTCCAGAAGAGGATGTCCACTGAACCTCTATTCCGACAACGGGAAAACTTTTGTATGTGCCTCCAAAACATTGTCAGAGGAATTTTTAAACAGCTCTCGTGATGCTGTCGTGGCACAATTTTCAGATAGCTCTTCTAACGATTTGAGTTACGATGAGCAATATCCAATTATTTTGTCGTATAAAAGTTATTTCaccaagcttttagtaaaatttattcaCAAAATTACCTTGCATGGTGGTAATAACTTGATGTTACGAATGCTTCGGCTTCAGTATTGGGTTCCCAaagcaacaaatttaataaaaacaaccaTACACAATTGCAGGACATGTGTTATATccaaacaaaaattacaaaccCAACTAATGGGTGTTCTTCCTCCCGAGAGAACAACTCTCACCAGGCCCTTCACAAATACAGGACTTGACTTCGCTGggccttttgaaataaaaaactatGCTGCTCGATCTTGTACCATAACAAAGGGCTACGTATGTGTCTTCATCTGTTTTTCGACTCGGGCCATACACCTCGAATTGACAAGTTCACTTTCCGCCCCAGCATTTCTTGCTTGTTTCCATAGGTTTACTTCCAGAAGAGGATGTCCACTGAACCTCTATTCCGACAACGGGAAAACTTTTGTATGTGCCTCCAAAACATTGTCAAAGGAATTTTTAAACAGCTCTCGTGATGCTGTCGTGGCACAATTTTCAGATAGGAATATTTCCTGGCACTTTATTCCTCCAGGAGCCCCTCATATGGGTGGCCTATGGGAAGCCGGGGTCAAAAGTTTTAAAACACATTTCCGAAAAATGGCCAGATCGCACAAGTTCACCTTTGAGGAGTTTAATACCATTCTTGCCCGTATCGAAGCCTGTCTTAATTCAAGACCAATTTCGCCTATGTCCGAAAATCCTGAAGATCTCGTTGCTTTGACTCCGGGACATTTTCTAATAGGGGGTCCTTTACTGTCTCCAGCTGAATCCATTGATTCAGAAACTAGACTTTCAATTCTAAATCGATGGCGCCGAGTAAAGGCTATTTTGCATCAGTTTTCAGCACGATGGAAACATGAGTACTTGAAGGAGCTCCACAAACGTAACAAATGGAAGAATCCGCAGCCAAATATTAAAATTGGGACCATGGTTGTGGTAAGAGAAGATAACCTTCCTCCTACCGATTGGAGGCTAGGTCGGGTCTCCAAGCTTTATTATGGTAAGGACAATTTG AAAAGTGAAAATTCCGATCAGTCCGTATCTCAACCTCGAGGCACAGTACCTTCGAATCCAACCCAGCACCGAACAACATCGATTCCCAAGACAGTTTCTATCGCAACCATTACATCTCCAAATTCCATAAGCTTGTTTCCAACAGCTATCACAATGGTTAAAATTGGGCAGAAACGTCATCACGCTAGAGCAATCTTGGATGCTTGCTCGTCCACTAGCAAGATCTCCAAACATCTTGTGGCTGAGCTAAAATTACCAACGACGCTGCTAGGTGAAGATACCATATGTTCTGTAACGCTCTGCTCTCGCCAACCACCCTATCCCTCGTTGGAAATAGCCATGCAAGTAAACAATAGAATCTCTATGAATACCCCTCAGAAATCTGTTGATGGTTCGATAGTTGCAAAACTTCCAAACATCATTCTAGCGGATCCACAATTCTACAAATCGGGTCCTGTTGCAATTGTGTTGGGTTCTGATGTCTACGCTAGAGTTATACAACCAGGATTGCTCCCAAGTAACGGCGGACTTCCAGTAGCAATGAATACAATCTTCGGCTGGGTTTTGTCCGTTTCCTGCCCAACCTAA